A single region of the Vicia villosa cultivar HV-30 ecotype Madison, WI linkage group LG4, Vvil1.0, whole genome shotgun sequence genome encodes:
- the LOC131594270 gene encoding chloroplast envelope membrane protein, with the protein MTSSAVLSLSNHFILFKHHHTNTNYNNNSFLSLSPPHQQPLQFSTRRRLSRSFISKAEDSRKRSTSWWHKFLADDDGNWFGLNDDMVNVEEEDVAEQPELTEDEKFEAWKQRAEAIIDLREAQEDRRNQEHRKWEDWLLEEEGDVTTSSWERGIKDYRDEMRTDSPERGIVKTVRSLVFGVEQDDVDDDMLYEDRVFQYASSNSAKFLAVLIIIPWAMDFLVHDYVLMPFLDRYVKTVPLAAQLLDVRKSQKLEIIEGLKTLKGRFELEVEIGKSPPLSDNEVWWELRNKALELRDEWRLENRRAFANIWSDAVFGISLFILLYFNKSKVALLKFTGYKIINNISDAGKALLIICVADIILGYHSETGWQTLVETILEHYGLEVDQSAITIFVCSVPVFIDGFTKLWLFKFLPKFSPKVKTILEKIRRH; encoded by the exons ATGacctcctctgctgtactttccTTATCCaaccatttcattttatttaaacatCACCACACCAACACCAACTACAACAACAACTCCTTCCTCTCCCTCTCTCCGCCGCATCAACAGCCTCTTCAGTTCTCCACACGGCGGCGCCTTAGTCGGAGCTTTATTTCTAAAGCGGAAGATTCAAGGAAACGCAGTACTAGTTGGTGGCACAAATTTCTTGCCGACGACGACGGTAACTGGTTTGGTTTGAACGATGATATGGTGAATGTGGAAGAGGAAGATGTGGCAGAGCAACCGGAGTTGACGGAGGATGAAAAGTTTGAGGCATGGAAGCAGAGAGCGGAAGCGATTATAGATTTGAGGGAAGCTCAGGAAGATAGGAGGAACCAGGAACATAGGAAGTGGGAAGACTGGCTTTTGGAGGAAGAGGGGGATGTTACCACTTCTTCTTGGGAGAGAGGAATCAAGGATTACAGGGACGAGATGCGAACCGATTCGCCCGAACGAGGGATTGTAAAGACTGTTAGGTCTTTGGTTTTTGGAGTTGAAcaagatgatgttgatgatgatatgCTTTATGAAGACCGTGTTTTCCAGTATGCTTCTTCGAATTCG GCTAAATTTTTGGCAGTGTTGATTATTATACCTTGGGCTATGGATTTTCTGGTTCATGACTATGTACTCATGCCTTTTTTAGACAG ATATGTTAAGACGGTACCACTTGCCGCCCAACTGCTCGATGTGAGaaaaagtcaaaaacttgaaataatTGAGGGATTAAAAACGTTGAAAGGACGATTTGAGCTTGAGGTAGAGATTGGTAAATCTCCCCCTCTTTCTGACAACGAGGTTTGGTGGGAATTGAGGAATAAAGC ATTAGAGTTGAGAGATGAGTGGAGACTGGAGAATCGCAGAGCATTTGCCAACATATGGTCAGATGCAGTTTTCGGGATCTCTTTATTTATTCTTTTGTACTTCAATAAGAGTAAA GTAGCTTTGCTCAAATTTACTGgttataaaattataaacaatATTTCTGATGCCGGGAAGGCGCTTCTAATTATATGTGTAGCAGATATTATTCTAGG GTATCATTCTGAAACTGGTTGGCAAACTCTGGTAGAGACAATTCTCGAACACTATGGGCTTGAAGTAGATCAATCCGCTATTACTATTTTTGTTTGCTCGGTCCCAGTCTTCATTGATGGATTCACGAAACTTTGG CTGTTCAAATTCCTCCCAAAGTTCTCCCCGAAAGTGAAGACTATACTTGAGAAAATAAGGCGTCACTAG